The Buteo buteo chromosome 3, bButBut1.hap1.1, whole genome shotgun sequence genome has a window encoding:
- the NPBWR1 gene encoding neuropeptides B/W receptor type 1, which translates to MENSSRPDTNSSCADCAGRGDGGLNMSAPLLSPSFYVTVPVIYSVICAVGLTGNTAVIYVILKAPKMKTVTNIFILNLAIADELFTLVLPINIADYLLLQWPFGEFMCKLIISIDQYNTFSSIYFLTVMSIDRYLVVVATTKSRKMSYRTYRAAKIVSLCVWSLVTVIILPFTVFAKIHKEQGRSQCVFVFPHPESMWWKGSRIYTLILGFAIPVSTICILYTTMLCKLRRVHLHCNAKALDKAKKKVTLMVVVILAVCLFCWTPYHLSTVVALTTDIPQTPLIIGISYFITSLSYANSCFNPFLYAFLDDSFRRSFRKLIDCRTTS; encoded by the coding sequence ATGGAGAACTCCTCCCGCCCTGACACCAATTCCTCATGTGCAGACTGCGCCGGGAGAGGGGATGGGGGTCTGAATATGTCCGCTCCCCTACTGAGCCCCAGCTTCTACGTCACGGTGCCCGTTATCTACTCAGTCATCTGTGCCGTGGGGCTGACAGGCAACACCGCCGTCATCTATGTAATCCTCAAAGCCCCGAAGATGAAAACGGTCACCAACATCTTCATCCTCAACCTGGCCATTGCTGACGAGCTCTTTACCTTGGTGCTGCCCATCAACATTGCTGACTACCTGCTCCTGCAGTGGCCCTTTGGAGAGTTCATGTGCAAGCTCATCATCTCCATAGACCAGTACAACACCTTCTCCAGCATCTACTTCCTCACCGTCATGAGCATTGACCGCTACCTGGTTGTGGTGGCCACCACCAAGTCCAGGAAGATGTCCTACCGCACCTACCGAGCAGCCAAGATTGTGAGCCTCTGCGTCTGGTCCCTCGTCACTGTCATCATCCTGCCTTTCACTGTCTTTGCTAAGATACACAAGGAGCAGGGGCGCTCCCAGTGCGTCTTCGTGTTCCCCCACCCGGAGAGCATGTGGTGGAAAGGCAGTCGGATCTATACCCTTATTTTAGGCTTTGCCATCCCAGTGTCCACCATCTGCATCCTCTACACCACCATGCTGTGCAAATTGAGACGCGTGCACCTCCACTGCAATGCAAAAGCCCTggacaaagccaaaaaaaaggtGACGCTGATGGTGGTTGTCATCCTGGCTGTGTGCCTGTTCTGCTGGACGCCCTATCACCTTAGCACGGTGGTGGCCCTCACCACAGACATCCCACAAACTCCGCTCATCATTGGGATTTCCTACTTCATCACTAGCCTGAGTTATGCCAACAGCTGCTTCAACCCTTTCCTGTATGCCTTTCTGGACGACAGTTTCCGGAGGAGCTTTCGCAAACTGATAGATTGCAGAACCACCTCATAA